One genomic segment of Pseudoalteromonas sp. GCY includes these proteins:
- a CDS encoding phage tail protein — protein MANLPSWIYGDDAKRLAKATEDFWNELNSQLLWWNTIQHSTDASEKILDLLAWERGVSRLSDEPLSMYAKRVQLAHVNAIDAGSAAGLERIFRRLGILAEVNERVSGFDWDQVQVSMLEKNFAGRERMILELIASYGKTCRRYVLNAMTAITTAEVCGLVLYNKEVVG, from the coding sequence ATGGCTAACCTACCAAGTTGGATATATGGCGATGATGCGAAGAGGCTAGCAAAGGCCACTGAGGACTTTTGGAACGAGCTCAATTCACAACTGCTATGGTGGAATACAATTCAACACAGCACAGACGCCAGCGAAAAAATATTAGATCTGCTTGCATGGGAAAGAGGCGTTAGCCGGCTATCGGATGAACCACTGAGCATGTACGCAAAACGAGTTCAGTTAGCTCATGTAAATGCTATTGATGCGGGCAGCGCAGCTGGGCTTGAAAGGATTTTCAGGCGTCTTGGAATATTAGCAGAAGTCAACGAAAGGGTAAGCGGGTTTGACTGGGACCAAGTACAAGTCTCAATGCTAGAAAAGAATTTCGCAGGGAGAGAGCGAATGATACTAGAGCTGATAGCGAGTTATGGCAAGACATGCAGGCGGTACGTGTTAAATGCAATGACAGCAATCACAACAGCAGAAGTATGTGGCTTGGTGTTGTACAACAAGGAGGTAGTTGGGTGA
- a CDS encoding DUF2590 family protein, translating to MIRIDLNIVDGDIQLDSLLNPSQINDRDVVAQDIKHRIIESKKLPLLIGLRNKDHIAKVLTEIELIVEQDDRLVPGTIKITQLNTGLINVKADTRDYGRIEPNGL from the coding sequence ATGATACGTATAGACCTCAATATTGTTGATGGAGATATTCAGCTAGATAGCCTATTAAACCCGTCACAAATTAATGATCGTGATGTGGTTGCACAGGATATTAAGCACCGGATCATTGAAAGTAAAAAACTCCCTCTGCTAATTGGCCTTAGGAACAAAGACCACATTGCAAAAGTACTCACTGAAATTGAGCTAATTGTTGAACAAGATGATCGTTTAGTTCCTGGCACAATAAAAATCACACAATTGAATACAGGCCTTATCAATGTAAAGGCTGATACTCGGGATTACGGAAGGATTGAGCCTAATGGATTATAA
- a CDS encoding putative phage tail assembly chaperone — MAFEQKITVETQDGDITFNINGADYNKFINSSLPNNRIQPATNFLLNTVIESDAKKLRELVKQPGASILLASVVVEEYQPEFEFTIKKSKAEPSK, encoded by the coding sequence ATGGCATTTGAGCAAAAGATAACAGTAGAAACCCAAGACGGTGATATTACATTCAATATTAACGGTGCAGATTACAACAAGTTTATTAATTCATCGTTGCCAAATAACAGGATTCAACCTGCTACCAACTTTTTGTTAAACACCGTAATAGAATCCGACGCTAAAAAATTAAGAGAGTTAGTTAAACAGCCTGGTGCGTCAATTTTGCTGGCATCGGTAGTCGTTGAGGAATATCAACCAGAGTTTGAGTTCACCATAAAAAAATCGAAAGCCGAGCCAAGCAAATAG
- a CDS encoding DUF6890 family protein, producing MMAYHTKYFGDMPPTDESLAQALYLHTNEQENFVTAVNNGICTALGGE from the coding sequence ATGATGGCATATCACACTAAGTATTTTGGGGATATGCCACCAACCGATGAGAGCTTGGCACAGGCGCTTTATCTACACACTAACGAGCAAGAAAACTTTGTAACCGCCGTAAATAACGGCATTTGCACAGCATTAGGCGGCGAGTAA
- a CDS encoding baseplate J/gp47 family protein, translating to MDYKALFEKEMRAAGMSVSVEDFSAQFDEHLKSAGFVVNNQSPYSPFFRLQKALVAEPAAQLVKQMTTHVMPNSFVMLAQEEWLDIQGNARDIERLTAVTARGQLKISRLDASQEIEIPAGTIVESIPLNGKVYRLVTESDRVLAIGQSTASLTAVAESHGHEYNLSAGYYVRVVGEYDGVNITNDEDWLITAGQYVESDENYRLRIKAAFAHLGKYHVDDVYKNIIATAGGIPMENIALEKGAPRGPGTANAYVYLTVGTISQAIIDSINNHIAAGNHGLADDMKVFAMPTQSFDMTVTYEATRDISSDISVFIRSVFRENAAYSPTRVMPNTAFSFSLLAAELHNAFPELTRVSFNQTSLSTGFWLPKLNELVVQHG from the coding sequence ATGGATTATAAAGCGCTTTTTGAAAAGGAGATGCGAGCTGCTGGTATGTCAGTCTCCGTGGAAGATTTTTCAGCGCAGTTTGATGAGCACCTAAAAAGTGCGGGGTTTGTAGTAAACAACCAAAGTCCATACAGCCCATTTTTTAGATTACAAAAAGCGTTAGTTGCAGAGCCTGCCGCCCAACTGGTCAAACAGATGACTACTCATGTAATGCCAAACAGCTTTGTTATGTTAGCTCAAGAAGAGTGGTTAGACATTCAAGGTAATGCCCGTGATATTGAGAGACTCACGGCTGTGACTGCTAGAGGGCAACTAAAAATAAGCCGTTTAGACGCATCACAAGAAATAGAGATCCCGGCGGGGACTATTGTAGAAAGCATTCCGCTTAATGGAAAAGTATACCGCCTAGTTACAGAGAGCGATCGTGTCTTAGCAATAGGCCAATCAACTGCTTCACTGACTGCTGTCGCTGAATCTCATGGTCATGAATACAATTTAAGTGCTGGCTATTATGTTCGTGTCGTTGGGGAATATGATGGTGTAAATATCACAAATGACGAGGACTGGTTGATCACAGCCGGGCAGTACGTAGAGAGTGATGAGAACTATCGATTGCGAATAAAAGCGGCATTCGCACACCTAGGTAAATACCATGTGGATGACGTATACAAAAATATTATCGCAACAGCAGGTGGGATCCCCATGGAAAATATCGCCCTTGAAAAAGGCGCGCCACGAGGTCCAGGCACTGCAAACGCGTATGTTTATTTAACAGTAGGAACAATAAGCCAAGCGATTATAGACAGTATTAATAACCATATTGCTGCTGGTAATCATGGATTGGCCGATGACATGAAAGTGTTTGCAATGCCAACTCAGTCATTTGATATGACAGTCACCTATGAGGCGACCCGAGATATTAGCAGTGACATCAGTGTTTTTATCCGCTCTGTCTTTCGTGAGAACGCAGCTTACTCTCCAACTCGAGTCATGCCAAATACCGCATTTAGTTTTAGTTTATTGGCGGCAGAATTACACAACGCATTCCCTGAGTTAACACGAGTATCGTTTAATCAAACCAGCTTAAGCACAGGGTTTTGGTTACCAAAGTTAAATGAACTGGTGGTGCAGCATGGCTAA
- a CDS encoding phage tail tape measure protein, translated as MAKLSKLDKLTYSIGIIDKVTGPVNKVMAKINQLSQQTTTAQDQMMRGAATAVAGGYALARSLAPAIDHVAALGEVQSLGVADEALRKLSKTSYEFGFQFGGNSAEFVRSAYDIQSAINGLNGFELSEFTKTSNILAVATKADAATITSYMGTMYGIFEKTANKMGKANWVNQIAGQTATAVQLYKTTGAEMQAAFSNLGATATNIGLSSAQQFALVGELQLVAKSGSVAGTQAASLLQGIGKAQDALGIKLTDDNGDMLAIDVVLGRINNRLSSLGSVARGDVLTQIFGKQGAKAVDVLSTKVDKLKDSISVFENVQDNSKALEMANIIASPWDRLGGSFNAAATAMGNRLLPVVEPFVEVLASMFAGIVLLTEQFPVLSSVLATGIVVVVGLMTAFGLANVAMGLFKFAGLTLTPVIKGLKYVTALYSSTNKSLAASLTLTTGASNRARTASALTTAQIMAQNQATKSASLLTTIYAGAINKARIASELFNARLLMPAGLVLSRVRAMGFIGTMKMFPRVLAKGFASLGKFVIGLFNTTRIMGLLNAIMLANPIGFIVGAVATLAVVIYKFWQPIKAFMSGFWEGFVHSFDPVLAVFRELGEAFTPIINAVKNVFSWLASLSTPVEQSSEALADITSAGQVFGLVFGGLLNVLLFPLKAVIWLITKLVNGITWIGVAISSMWNAAQAPLSSFFDFLFTVFGYSPMGLMIEGYGKAFDWLSEKIGGLKGIADSIKDIFNFGEDETKVKAIKSIEIAQPKDYVLQNAEQAFSRDYGQKVITNAGQVGNGKVSAFYIAANDNRALQSKNVAMHSATELNGAFSHSNSYVNGVINKTVSNTDFNYASQNTQTSQLTMKSNLISSTNKLAYATNSPAFYAANDSQIHSWTKNQSIGMPSGNSINEEPTILMPLQSVRTDQNITNSAINSALEIERQKSELQQQNNSYKVKTHRSEFLQSLSKNTTNNQAVSTDNSKRVMIDSLTIKSDNVKRDFDELMELAG; from the coding sequence ATGGCAAAACTCAGCAAATTAGACAAGTTAACTTATTCAATCGGGATCATCGATAAAGTGACAGGTCCAGTGAATAAAGTTATGGCTAAAATAAATCAGTTGAGTCAGCAAACTACAACAGCGCAAGATCAAATGATGCGTGGTGCCGCTACAGCTGTAGCAGGTGGTTATGCGCTTGCCCGCTCGTTGGCGCCAGCGATTGATCATGTGGCCGCGCTTGGCGAAGTGCAATCACTAGGAGTTGCAGATGAAGCATTGCGAAAACTGAGCAAAACGTCATATGAGTTCGGGTTTCAATTTGGTGGTAACTCTGCAGAGTTTGTCCGCAGTGCTTATGATATTCAATCCGCAATTAACGGCTTAAATGGGTTTGAGCTATCCGAGTTCACCAAAACATCAAACATATTAGCTGTAGCGACCAAGGCTGATGCGGCCACCATTACTAGTTATATGGGCACCATGTATGGCATCTTTGAAAAGACTGCCAATAAAATGGGCAAAGCGAATTGGGTAAACCAAATAGCAGGTCAAACCGCCACCGCTGTGCAGCTTTACAAAACCACTGGTGCAGAAATGCAAGCAGCGTTTTCAAACCTTGGAGCGACTGCTACAAATATTGGATTAAGCTCGGCTCAACAATTTGCGTTAGTTGGTGAACTGCAACTGGTTGCTAAATCAGGATCAGTGGCTGGCACGCAAGCGGCTTCCTTATTACAAGGAATAGGTAAAGCGCAAGATGCATTAGGTATAAAACTAACCGACGATAACGGCGACATGCTCGCAATTGATGTGGTGCTAGGCCGGATAAATAATCGTTTATCGTCACTGGGTTCTGTAGCGCGTGGCGATGTGCTCACTCAGATATTTGGAAAACAAGGTGCAAAAGCAGTTGATGTACTCAGCACTAAAGTAGACAAACTAAAAGATAGCATAAGTGTTTTTGAAAACGTGCAAGACAACTCCAAGGCATTGGAAATGGCAAATATTATTGCAAGTCCATGGGATCGCTTAGGAGGTTCTTTTAATGCCGCTGCTACCGCAATGGGCAATCGTTTACTGCCAGTGGTAGAGCCATTTGTTGAAGTGCTAGCGTCAATGTTTGCGGGGATCGTGTTATTAACTGAGCAGTTCCCTGTTTTATCTAGTGTATTAGCAACAGGTATCGTTGTTGTTGTGGGACTAATGACCGCGTTTGGCCTTGCCAACGTAGCGATGGGGCTATTCAAATTTGCAGGCCTTACACTAACGCCAGTGATAAAAGGCCTTAAATATGTAACAGCGCTTTATTCTTCAACAAACAAATCACTCGCAGCATCACTGACATTAACAACAGGTGCCTCCAATAGAGCTCGTACAGCAAGTGCATTAACAACTGCGCAAATAATGGCTCAAAATCAAGCCACTAAATCCGCTTCGCTCCTCACAACGATTTATGCTGGAGCTATTAATAAGGCGCGTATTGCGTCAGAGTTATTCAATGCTCGGCTTCTAATGCCTGCAGGATTAGTACTATCACGCGTTAGGGCTATGGGTTTTATTGGCACTATGAAAATGTTTCCAAGAGTGTTGGCAAAGGGCTTTGCAAGTCTTGGAAAATTTGTAATTGGGCTGTTTAACACGACTCGAATAATGGGACTTTTAAATGCAATTATGCTTGCAAACCCCATAGGTTTTATTGTTGGTGCTGTTGCGACCTTGGCAGTCGTTATCTATAAATTCTGGCAGCCGATAAAAGCATTTATGAGTGGTTTTTGGGAGGGATTTGTACACAGTTTTGATCCTGTACTAGCAGTGTTTAGAGAATTGGGAGAGGCATTCACGCCTATTATTAACGCGGTTAAAAATGTGTTTAGTTGGTTAGCATCTTTATCTACTCCAGTTGAACAGTCCTCTGAGGCACTGGCTGATATAACGTCGGCAGGTCAAGTGTTTGGTCTTGTGTTTGGTGGATTACTAAATGTTCTTTTATTTCCATTAAAAGCCGTGATCTGGTTAATAACTAAATTAGTCAACGGTATCACATGGATTGGTGTTGCTATTAGCTCGATGTGGAATGCAGCACAAGCACCATTGAGCAGTTTTTTTGATTTCCTATTTACCGTGTTTGGCTACTCGCCAATGGGCTTGATGATCGAAGGTTATGGCAAGGCATTTGATTGGTTAAGTGAAAAGATTGGCGGTTTGAAAGGTATTGCCGATTCAATAAAAGATATTTTTAATTTTGGTGAAGATGAAACAAAAGTAAAAGCAATAAAATCAATAGAAATCGCACAACCTAAAGATTATGTATTGCAAAACGCTGAGCAAGCGTTTAGTCGAGATTACGGACAAAAGGTTATCACCAATGCTGGGCAAGTAGGAAATGGCAAAGTTAGTGCGTTCTACATCGCAGCAAACGACAATAGAGCTTTACAAAGTAAAAATGTTGCCATGCATTCGGCAACTGAACTAAACGGTGCATTTAGTCATTCCAACAGCTACGTAAACGGAGTTATTAATAAGACGGTATCAAACACAGATTTTAACTATGCGAGCCAAAATACCCAAACGTCACAGCTAACCATGAAGAGCAATTTGATCAGCTCAACTAATAAATTAGCTTATGCTACTAACTCACCGGCGTTCTATGCTGCAAATGATAGCCAAATTCATTCATGGACAAAAAACCAATCAATCGGCATGCCTTCAGGCAATAGTATAAATGAAGAACCTACGATACTTATGCCGCTACAATCAGTTAGAACAGATCAAAATATTACCAACTCAGCAATCAATAGCGCGCTAGAAATAGAGAGACAAAAAAGCGAGCTTCAGCAACAAAATAACAGCTATAAAGTGAAAACGCATAGGTCTGAGTTTTTACAAAGCTTAAGCAAGAACACAACAAACAACCAAGCAGTATCGACTGATAACTCGAAGCGCGTGATGATTGACTCTCTCACCATAAAGTCAGACAACGTGAAGAGAGATTTTGATGAGCTAATGGAGTTAGCTGGATGA
- a CDS encoding phage protein, whose protein sequence is MQKVLGGKDFDIFIGNSMVHVMEATVKITDGRKVKKVRGIPKGFIDGDVEGEVTLKLDHENWLILQAQAEKAGSWKAIEPFDVAFNAEVAAGKKNVEAFGCLPQLEEILNIKADGGEEDTTTIKCPITSPDFVKINGVPYLTDDETRDL, encoded by the coding sequence ATGCAAAAGGTATTAGGTGGTAAGGACTTTGATATCTTCATTGGTAATTCAATGGTCCATGTTATGGAAGCCACGGTAAAAATCACGGATGGCCGAAAGGTTAAAAAGGTTCGCGGTATACCAAAAGGCTTTATTGATGGTGATGTTGAAGGTGAAGTCACGTTAAAACTTGACCATGAGAACTGGTTGATATTGCAAGCTCAAGCGGAAAAAGCAGGGAGCTGGAAAGCGATTGAACCTTTCGACGTTGCGTTTAACGCTGAAGTCGCGGCGGGTAAAAAGAACGTAGAGGCGTTCGGGTGTTTACCGCAATTAGAAGAGATTTTAAACATCAAGGCCGATGGTGGTGAAGAAGACACCACGACAATTAAATGTCCAATCACAAGCCCTGATTTTGTGAAAATCAACGGTGTGCCTTATCTAACTGACGATGAAACAAGGGATCTGTGA